In Halorussus limi, a genomic segment contains:
- a CDS encoding aldehyde dehydrogenase family protein: MTDRNFTIDGDWNALYVDGEWVDAADGETIAVENPATREQVTEVPAATVEDVDRAYEAAAEAQDAWSERSVDERVSVIEDAIETLDDRRDDILEALAVESGSANAKAFAEWQTAQGMCHHAKSLAGKMDEVETSDSMIPGKENEVRRVPEGVVGVISPWNFPFNLSVRAVAPALATGNAVVLKPASSTPVTGGLLIARIFEEAGLPDGVLNVVTGHGSDIGDRVAGHPELDVMAFTGSTEVGRNVAAQAAENLAIPAMELGGNNPFVVTEDADVDAAVDSAVFGSFLHQGQICISINRHLVHESLYDEYVEQLAERAESLPIGDPRERENVVGPVIDESQRDQILEYVEQTVEQGATLEAGGDHDDLYVEPTVLSGATNDMAAACNEHFGPVAPVIPFSDEEEAVELANDTEHGLAAAVHGGDLDRAKEIAESIEAGMVHINDQPVNEEPNIPFGGMKASGIGRYDGEEILHELTQTKWISTQTEKRDYPF, from the coding sequence GTGACTGACCGAAACTTCACTATCGACGGTGATTGGAACGCACTGTACGTCGACGGCGAGTGGGTCGACGCGGCCGACGGCGAGACCATCGCGGTCGAGAACCCCGCGACCCGCGAGCAGGTGACGGAGGTCCCGGCCGCGACCGTGGAGGACGTGGACCGCGCCTACGAGGCGGCCGCCGAGGCCCAAGACGCGTGGAGCGAGCGGTCAGTAGACGAGCGCGTCTCGGTAATCGAGGACGCCATCGAGACTCTGGACGACCGGCGCGACGACATCTTGGAGGCGCTGGCGGTCGAGTCCGGCAGCGCCAACGCGAAGGCGTTCGCCGAGTGGCAGACCGCACAGGGGATGTGCCACCACGCGAAGAGTCTGGCCGGGAAGATGGACGAGGTCGAAACCTCCGACTCGATGATTCCCGGCAAGGAAAACGAGGTCCGGCGGGTCCCCGAGGGCGTCGTGGGCGTCATCTCGCCGTGGAACTTCCCGTTCAACCTCTCGGTGCGGGCGGTCGCGCCCGCGCTGGCCACGGGCAACGCGGTGGTCCTCAAGCCCGCCTCCTCGACGCCGGTCACGGGCGGCCTGCTCATCGCGCGCATCTTCGAGGAGGCCGGCCTCCCCGACGGCGTGCTGAACGTCGTGACGGGCCACGGGTCGGACATCGGCGACCGCGTCGCGGGCCACCCCGAACTCGACGTGATGGCGTTCACCGGGTCGACCGAGGTCGGCCGGAACGTCGCGGCGCAGGCCGCCGAGAACCTCGCCATCCCGGCGATGGAACTCGGGGGCAACAACCCGTTCGTCGTGACCGAGGACGCCGACGTGGACGCCGCGGTCGATTCGGCGGTCTTCGGGTCGTTCCTCCATCAGGGCCAGATCTGCATCTCCATCAACCGCCACCTCGTTCACGAATCGCTCTACGACGAGTACGTCGAGCAGTTGGCCGAACGCGCCGAAAGCCTGCCCATCGGCGACCCGCGCGAGCGCGAGAACGTCGTCGGTCCCGTCATCGACGAGAGTCAGCGCGACCAGATTCTCGAATACGTCGAACAGACCGTCGAGCAGGGCGCGACCCTCGAAGCGGGCGGCGACCACGACGACCTCTACGTCGAACCGACGGTCCTCTCGGGCGCGACCAACGACATGGCCGCGGCCTGCAACGAACACTTCGGTCCCGTGGCACCCGTGATTCCCTTCTCGGACGAGGAGGAAGCCGTCGAACTCGCCAACGACACCGAACACGGTCTGGCGGCCGCGGTCCACGGCGGCGACCTCGACCGCGCGAAGGAAATCGCCGAGTCCATCGAGGCGGGCATGGTCCACATCAACGACCAACCGGTCAACGAGGAGCCGAACATCCCGTTCGGCGGCATGAAGGCCTCGGGCATCGGCCGGTACGACGGCGAGGAGATTCTCCACGAACTCACCCAGACGAAGTGGATTTCGACCCAGACCGAGAAGCGCGACTACCCGTTCTGA
- a CDS encoding sporulation protein, with amino-acid sequence MKKVLASIGVGNATVDTVLSSTTVTPGETVDAEVRVDGGSAEQEIGAIRFEIETRYATEEGYEETDVDRFTLTDDLTIEPGQEETRSVDIEIPYGTPVTLGNVDVWVETELDIDWAVDPEDKDYLDVRPTPRLQAVFDAMDELGFSFRTAECEADPYDRYGSGQRFVQEFEFTPQAGPFRGDLDEVELVVRESADELTLFVEIDRRGGLLSEMAETDESKTTLTVRDADVATVRDDLERVLEQHA; translated from the coding sequence ATGAAGAAAGTTCTCGCTAGCATCGGAGTCGGCAACGCGACCGTCGACACCGTTCTGTCCTCCACGACCGTCACGCCCGGCGAAACCGTCGACGCGGAAGTTCGCGTCGACGGCGGGTCCGCCGAGCAGGAAATCGGCGCGATTCGCTTCGAAATCGAGACGCGGTACGCCACCGAAGAGGGGTACGAGGAGACCGACGTGGACCGGTTCACCCTGACCGACGACCTGACCATCGAACCCGGTCAGGAGGAGACCCGGTCGGTCGACATCGAGATTCCCTACGGGACGCCCGTCACCCTCGGCAACGTGGACGTGTGGGTCGAGACCGAACTCGACATCGACTGGGCGGTCGACCCCGAAGACAAGGACTACCTCGACGTGCGGCCGACCCCGCGCTTGCAGGCGGTCTTCGACGCGATGGACGAATTGGGATTCTCGTTCCGGACCGCCGAGTGCGAGGCCGACCCCTACGACCGCTACGGGTCGGGCCAGCGGTTCGTCCAGGAGTTCGAGTTCACGCCGCAGGCCGGACCGTTCCGCGGCGACTTGGACGAGGTGGAACTCGTCGTGCGCGAGTCCGCCGACGAACTCACGCTGTTCGTTGAGATAGACCGCCGGGGCGGCCTCCTGAGCGAGATGGCCGAGACCGACGAGTCGAAGACGACACTCACGGTTCGGGACGCCGACGTAGCGACGGTCCGCGACGACTTAGAGCGCGTGTTGGAACAGCACGCCTGA
- a CDS encoding LolA family protein, with the protein MTERRLRSVAASAALALLLVAAGCVGGLSGKTGTTTDAPDSTVPTTDTTSTTDSAGTPTAAEILQRVQEKQRSVEGYSATLSYGTNISLTNGSSLSRQHSERLAVRYGNDSAPSFYRRVSLSDGDRRRVEVANADQFVSYNVTGERYRYTERSGEDQFGQHYSLDEVDWAGDPEALMRENHASYEGTETVNGREAYVVTFEAKEHPNGPESTATAYFAEQTYWFDTETGILLKHVAHKPVRRFNQAMSEYRDPRNDTGGFRDDNGDDAVYLEHKVRTTQLSNLTVNPEFESGTFEFAPPEDAQPVGAPEDDEPEDDE; encoded by the coding sequence ATGACTGAACGTCGGTTGCGCTCGGTCGCGGCGAGCGCCGCCCTCGCGCTCTTGCTCGTCGCGGCCGGGTGCGTGGGCGGCCTCTCGGGTAAGACCGGGACGACGACCGACGCGCCCGACTCCACGGTTCCGACGACCGACACGACTTCGACCACTGACTCGGCGGGTACTCCCACGGCCGCCGAAATCCTCCAGCGCGTGCAGGAGAAACAGCGGTCGGTCGAGGGCTACAGCGCGACGCTCTCCTACGGGACGAACATCTCCCTGACGAACGGGAGTTCGCTCTCGCGCCAGCACAGCGAGCGACTCGCCGTGAGATACGGGAACGACAGCGCGCCGTCGTTCTACCGCCGGGTCTCGCTCTCCGACGGCGACCGACGCCGGGTGGAAGTGGCGAACGCCGACCAGTTCGTCTCCTACAACGTGACCGGCGAGCGGTACCGGTACACCGAGCGGTCGGGCGAGGACCAGTTCGGGCAGCACTACTCGCTCGACGAAGTGGACTGGGCGGGCGACCCCGAAGCCCTCATGCGCGAGAACCACGCGAGTTACGAGGGCACCGAGACGGTGAACGGTCGCGAGGCGTACGTCGTCACGTTCGAGGCCAAGGAACACCCGAACGGGCCCGAATCGACCGCCACGGCGTACTTCGCCGAGCAGACCTACTGGTTCGACACCGAGACCGGCATCCTGTTGAAGCACGTCGCCCACAAGCCGGTCCGGCGGTTCAATCAGGCGATGTCGGAGTACCGAGACCCCCGCAACGACACCGGCGGATTCCGCGACGATAACGGCGACGACGCGGTCTACCTCGAACACAAGGTGCGGACGACGCAGCTCTCGAACCTGACGGTGAACCCCGAGTTCGAGTCGGGGACCTTCGAGTTCGCCCCGCCCGAGGACGCCCAGCCGGTTGGCGCGCCCGAGGACGACGAACCGGAAGACGACGAGTAG
- a CDS encoding RNA ligase family protein, translating to MKQYPGVPRADEAPPELFESGHLWLQEQIDGAHLRFRLRESGLLQFGDRTRTLDADETPLPYRRAVRHVRESFDREALRNTVADVSSVVFFGEATVRRAVDYDWARTPAFLGFDVWDAADERFLPPDSVERIFDRLGLRAVDAFQKEVRAVDFDPASYEIPNSAWYDGPAAGVVVRNKTGGRAAILHPEYRAWREESDPATAPADELAERYVTRRRVERVAEELDADGRAAGFDAVFERLIEAIAREEYHRLFHERAAVDLRAFRSAAAARTQELLNDRE from the coding sequence ATGAAGCAGTACCCCGGCGTCCCGCGCGCCGACGAGGCGCCGCCCGAACTCTTCGAGTCGGGCCACCTCTGGTTGCAGGAGCAGATAGACGGCGCACACCTCCGGTTTCGCCTCCGGGAGTCGGGACTCCTCCAGTTCGGCGACCGGACTCGAACCCTCGACGCCGACGAAACGCCCCTGCCCTATCGCCGCGCGGTCCGACACGTCCGCGAGTCGTTCGACCGCGAGGCCCTCCGGAACACCGTCGCCGACGTGTCGTCGGTCGTGTTCTTCGGCGAGGCGACGGTCCGGCGCGCCGTGGACTACGACTGGGCGCGGACGCCCGCGTTCCTCGGCTTCGACGTGTGGGACGCCGCGGACGAGCGGTTCCTGCCGCCCGACTCGGTCGAGCGAATCTTCGACCGCCTCGGACTCCGGGCGGTCGACGCCTTCCAAAAGGAGGTCCGCGCCGTCGACTTCGACCCCGCGAGCTACGAGATTCCCAACTCGGCGTGGTACGACGGCCCCGCCGCGGGCGTCGTCGTCCGGAACAAGACCGGCGGGCGCGCGGCGATTCTCCACCCGGAGTACCGGGCGTGGCGCGAGGAGTCGGACCCGGCGACCGCGCCCGCCGACGAACTCGCCGAGCGGTACGTCACCCGCCGGCGCGTCGAACGCGTCGCCGAGGAACTCGACGCCGACGGGCGGGCGGCCGGGTTCGACGCCGTCTTCGAGCGCCTGATCGAAGCCATTGCCCGCGAGGAGTACCACCGTCTGTTCCACGAGCGCGCCGCCGTGGACCTGCGGGCGTTCCGCTCGGCGGCCGCCGCGCGGACGCAGGAACTGCTGAACGACCGGGAGTGA
- a CDS encoding GNAT family N-acetyltransferase, whose protein sequence is MRRRSDGAVAVPERVERADAGGSAVSGATGGERGGSEAAADDATGGQQFGRSGDDQSSGDDRHPDDDRYTVRPFEPADERAFRSLFEAVLGEPASEEWFEWKYRANPYVDHVPIFLAETDGEVVGARAFFSLELRADGSEYVAFQPCDTMVHPDHRRRGLFTRMTEAAIDRYADDVDCFFNFPNEYSLAGNLKLGWEVVGERETYYRVQNPATWLSDALPGDSSAVGATVGSAAWFAGRAAARSYLSVRDRLAPDASGVAPRWHDGVPAELLASLAGKRTPREFRVPRDERFYRWRFENPKWEYETVVARDGATPDRGNRDETPAGKRGDPTAAIVVGTRTYPDGTSVAQFADVVPLVGGADRERALSALVAAAVRRHADADLLLAPGETVPESLLSAYGFHGDGRPPLSWVASPTVQVARPVADDGEWTLADRSLAEAENWRLALCEQDSG, encoded by the coding sequence GTGCGACGGCGGTCCGACGGAGCGGTCGCGGTACCGGAGCGAGTCGAGCGCGCGGACGCAGGGGGGAGCGCCGTGAGCGGAGCGACCGGCGGCGAACGCGGCGGGAGCGAAGCGGCCGCGGACGACGCGACCGGCGGTCAGCAGTTCGGTCGGTCCGGCGACGACCAATCCTCCGGAGACGACCGACACCCCGACGACGACCGGTACACCGTCCGGCCCTTCGAACCGGCCGACGAGCGCGCGTTCCGCTCGCTGTTCGAGGCGGTCCTCGGCGAACCGGCCAGCGAGGAGTGGTTCGAGTGGAAGTACCGGGCGAACCCCTACGTCGACCACGTGCCGATTTTCCTCGCCGAGACCGACGGCGAAGTCGTCGGCGCGCGGGCGTTCTTCTCGCTCGAACTCCGGGCCGACGGGTCGGAGTACGTCGCGTTCCAGCCCTGCGACACGATGGTCCACCCCGACCACCGGCGGCGGGGCCTGTTCACCCGGATGACCGAGGCCGCCATCGACCGCTACGCCGACGACGTGGACTGCTTCTTCAACTTCCCGAACGAGTACTCGCTGGCGGGCAACCTGAAACTCGGGTGGGAGGTCGTCGGCGAGCGGGAGACCTACTACCGGGTCCAGAACCCGGCGACGTGGCTCTCGGACGCGCTCCCCGGAGACTCCTCGGCGGTCGGCGCAACGGTCGGGTCCGCAGCGTGGTTCGCGGGGCGGGCCGCGGCGCGGTCGTACCTGTCGGTCCGGGACCGACTCGCGCCCGACGCGTCCGGAGTCGCGCCCCGGTGGCACGACGGGGTGCCCGCCGAACTCCTCGCGTCGCTCGCCGGCAAGCGAACGCCTCGCGAGTTCCGCGTCCCCCGCGACGAGCGGTTCTACCGCTGGCGGTTCGAGAACCCGAAGTGGGAGTACGAGACCGTCGTGGCGCGGGACGGTGCGACGCCCGACCGTGGGAACCGCGACGAGACTCCGGCCGGAAAACGCGGCGACCCGACCGCCGCAATCGTCGTCGGAACGCGGACCTACCCCGACGGAACGTCGGTCGCGCAGTTCGCCGACGTGGTTCCGCTCGTCGGGGGCGCAGACAGAGAGCGCGCGTTGTCGGCGCTCGTCGCCGCGGCGGTCCGGCGACACGCCGACGCCGACCTCCTGCTCGCGCCCGGCGAGACGGTCCCGGAGTCGCTCCTGTCGGCCTACGGCTTCCACGGCGACGGGCGGCCGCCGCTCTCGTGGGTCGCCTCGCCGACGGTGCAGGTCGCCCGACCGGTCGCCGACGACGGCGAATGGACGCTCGCGGACCGGTCGCTGGCCGAGGCGGAGAACTGGCGACTCGCGCTCTGCGAACAGGACAGCGGTTAG
- a CDS encoding ABC transporter permease subunit, which yields MSRADVFRRDLTSVYRSRTGTAVTAIIALVTVVAAGLFALASDVSALAGVGGLFAVASILALVFLGNPKQIAGVVVGFAGLAVVGTLALSDPHAGVRPDMSLAVVAVGSGLSVLLPLVCLVGSYAALVGERETGSVRFLLGLPNSRDEAYVGKYLSRSSVVAVPLVACLALTGVIVAATFKNGSLLGMAGLTLVSIPYALLFVGIGLTASAYADTSNRAVAVVIAVFTVLRAGWPALQFVLMQGVENPYPRPEWYFWVGRLNPINAYVKLTTLFADVEYHPIITTPADTVSTVAIGYPFAAAVLLCWTVVAPVAGLVYFRNRDLL from the coding sequence GTGAGCCGAGCGGACGTGTTCCGGCGCGACCTGACCAGCGTCTACCGGTCGCGGACCGGCACCGCGGTGACGGCCATCATCGCGCTCGTCACCGTGGTCGCCGCGGGCCTGTTCGCGCTGGCGAGCGACGTGTCCGCGCTCGCGGGCGTCGGCGGCCTCTTCGCCGTCGCGTCCATCCTCGCGCTGGTGTTCCTCGGGAACCCCAAGCAGATAGCGGGCGTCGTCGTCGGGTTCGCCGGCCTCGCGGTGGTCGGGACGCTCGCGCTCTCTGACCCCCACGCCGGCGTGCGACCGGACATGTCGCTGGCCGTCGTGGCGGTCGGGTCGGGGCTGTCGGTCCTGCTCCCGCTGGTCTGTCTGGTCGGCAGTTACGCCGCGCTGGTCGGCGAACGCGAGACGGGGAGCGTCCGCTTCCTGCTCGGTCTGCCGAACTCCCGCGACGAGGCGTACGTCGGCAAGTACCTCTCGCGGTCGTCGGTCGTCGCGGTCCCGCTGGTCGCGTGTCTGGCGCTCACGGGCGTCATCGTCGCGGCCACGTTCAAGAACGGCTCGCTGCTCGGGATGGCGGGTCTCACGCTGGTCTCGATTCCCTACGCGCTCCTGTTCGTCGGCATCGGCCTCACCGCGTCCGCCTACGCCGACACCTCGAACCGGGCCGTCGCGGTGGTCATCGCGGTGTTCACGGTCCTCCGGGCCGGGTGGCCCGCGCTCCAGTTCGTGCTGATGCAGGGCGTCGAGAACCCGTATCCCCGACCGGAGTGGTACTTCTGGGTCGGCCGACTCAACCCCATCAACGCCTACGTGAAACTCACGACGCTGTTCGCCGACGTGGAGTACCACCCGATAATCACGACGCCAGCCGACACGGTTTCGACGGTGGCGATTGGCTACCCGTTCGCGGCCGCGGTCCTGCTCTGTTGGACGGTCGTCGCGCCGGTCGCCGGTCTCGTCTACTTCCGGAATCGGGACCTGCTCTGA
- a CDS encoding ABC transporter ATP-binding protein, with protein MSVIEIDELTKQFGGVTAVDGLSLSVEEGEVFGFLGPNGAGKSTTINAMLDFTKPSSGEIRVFGRDANRESVAVRERAGLLLEGYGAYPRLTGREHVEHAIDTKDADDDPDALLDRVGLREAADRRAGGYSKGMRQRMALAVALVGDPDLLVLDEPSTGLDPNGARTLREVVTEEANRGATVFFSSHILEQVDAVADRIGILLDGSLAAVGEVGELQRELGAGATLSVWVSAVSDELLAGLREIAGVSEVRERHGRIEIACDGGGETKLRALNAIADAGVFEDFEVRDASLSDVFSKYTEGPA; from the coding sequence ATGTCAGTCATCGAGATAGACGAGTTGACGAAACAGTTCGGCGGCGTGACGGCCGTGGACGGCCTCTCGCTGTCGGTCGAGGAGGGCGAGGTGTTCGGCTTCCTCGGCCCGAACGGCGCGGGCAAGTCCACGACCATCAACGCGATGCTCGACTTCACGAAACCGTCGAGCGGCGAGATTCGGGTGTTCGGCAGGGACGCCAACCGCGAGTCGGTCGCGGTCCGCGAGCGCGCCGGCCTCCTGCTCGAAGGCTACGGCGCGTACCCGCGGCTCACGGGCCGCGAACACGTCGAACACGCCATCGACACGAAGGACGCCGACGACGATCCCGACGCCCTCCTCGACCGGGTCGGCCTGCGGGAGGCGGCCGACCGCCGCGCCGGCGGCTACTCGAAGGGGATGCGCCAGCGGATGGCGCTCGCCGTCGCGCTGGTCGGCGACCCCGACCTGCTGGTCCTCGACGAACCCTCGACCGGACTCGACCCGAACGGCGCGCGCACCCTCCGGGAAGTCGTGACCGAGGAGGCGAATCGGGGCGCGACCGTCTTCTTCTCCAGCCACATCCTCGAACAGGTCGACGCGGTGGCCGACCGCATCGGAATCCTGCTCGACGGGTCGCTCGCGGCGGTCGGCGAGGTCGGCGAACTCCAGCGGGAACTCGGCGCGGGCGCGACGCTCTCGGTGTGGGTGTCGGCGGTCTCCGACGAACTCCTCGCCGGCCTCCGGGAGATAGCGGGCGTCAGCGAGGTGCGCGAGCGCCACGGCCGCATCGAAATCGCCTGCGACGGCGGCGGCGAGACGAAACTCCGGGCGCTCAACGCGATCGCCGACGCGGGCGTGTTCGAGGACTTCGAGGTCCGTGACGCGTCCCTGTCGGACGTGTTCTCGAAGTACACGGAGGGGCCGGCGTGA
- a CDS encoding MBL fold metallo-hydrolase: protein MNVEFLGGAREIGRSAILVDDSLLLDYGMATGNPPSFPVGDPDPDAVVVSHGHLDHVGAVPSLLSGDARPPVHWTPPTRDLTRVLAEDTLKLHGGSYDCPFTHTEVKRMSQVSETHGYGETFEAAGYEVTFYDAGHIPGSAHVLVDDGETRLLYTGDFHTEDTQLLSGTTARPDADLVITESTYSDVDHDPRKQVEESFAESVRTTVWEGGTVVVPAFAIGRTQEMLMVCEAHDVDCYVDGMGQKVTRIARQYPEFVRDADALGRAKSSARFVTGRDGQRRRIADKNTVIVTTSGMLSGGPAMTYVPEIRANPTNKIAFTGYQVEGTPGRELLDSGRAEIDGRVMPVSAQVEAHDFSAHADRDGLLDFLDDYRDAEILVNHGDRCEQFAGELREEGFDANAPELGDSRVVSAGS, encoded by the coding sequence ATGAACGTCGAATTTCTCGGCGGGGCCCGCGAAATCGGGCGGAGCGCGATTCTCGTGGACGACTCGCTTCTGCTCGACTACGGGATGGCGACGGGCAACCCGCCCTCGTTTCCGGTCGGGGACCCCGACCCCGACGCCGTGGTGGTCAGCCACGGCCACCTCGACCACGTCGGCGCGGTGCCCTCGCTGCTGTCGGGCGACGCCCGGCCGCCCGTCCACTGGACGCCGCCGACCCGCGACCTGACCCGCGTGCTGGCCGAGGACACGCTCAAGTTGCACGGCGGGAGCTACGACTGCCCGTTCACCCACACCGAGGTCAAGCGCATGAGTCAGGTCTCGGAGACGCACGGTTACGGCGAGACCTTCGAGGCCGCAGGCTACGAGGTCACGTTCTACGATGCGGGCCACATACCGGGGAGCGCGCACGTGCTGGTTGACGACGGCGAGACCCGCCTGCTCTACACCGGCGACTTCCACACCGAAGACACGCAACTGCTCTCCGGAACGACCGCGCGGCCGGACGCCGACCTCGTGATTACGGAATCGACCTACTCCGACGTGGACCACGACCCGCGAAAGCAGGTCGAGGAGTCGTTCGCCGAGAGCGTCCGGACGACCGTCTGGGAGGGCGGCACCGTGGTGGTTCCGGCCTTCGCCATCGGGCGCACGCAGGAGATGCTGATGGTCTGCGAGGCCCACGACGTGGACTGCTACGTGGACGGGATGGGCCAGAAAGTGACCCGGATTGCCCGCCAGTACCCCGAGTTCGTCCGGGACGCCGACGCGCTCGGCCGCGCGAAGTCGAGCGCGCGGTTCGTGACGGGACGAGACGGTCAGCGCAGGCGCATCGCCGACAAGAACACCGTCATCGTGACGACTTCGGGGATGCTCTCGGGCGGTCCCGCGATGACGTACGTCCCGGAAATCCGGGCGAACCCGACGAACAAAATCGCGTTCACGGGCTATCAGGTCGAGGGGACGCCGGGCCGGGAACTGCTGGACTCGGGCCGGGCCGAAATCGACGGGCGCGTGATGCCCGTGAGCGCGCAGGTCGAGGCTCACGACTTCTCGGCGCACGCCGACCGCGACGGCCTGCTGGACTTTCTGGACGACTACCGCGACGCCGAGATTCTGGTCAACCACGGCGACCGGTGCGAGCAGTTCGCCGGGGAACTGCGCGAAGAGGGGTTCGACGCGAACGCGCCGGAACTCGGCGATAGCCGCGTCGTCTCGGCCGGAAGCTAG
- a CDS encoding TIGR00300 family protein, with the protein MTVARTVELEGHIIDSGMMQQCFGVVMDLGGNFDVEVFEVGEHKDAESYCRMTVTADDEESLREILHELHQHGAHLSDPPNATLKPAPGDRVVPHGFYSTTNHPTKVRYDDEWLPVENIEMDCAVVVEPGADGDPGDERDAENGRDGGPRAYTKVLNAIEEGDLVVTDEAGVRVDPPERPRGSKGPFGFMQGGVSAERPSESLIREIAESVAETKAEGGSVLAVAGPAVIHSGAGDALARLVREGYVDMLSAGNGFAVHDLERGQYGTSLGMDVETLESPRKGHKHHIYTISEIIRAGGIEQAVEQGLVEEGVMYECVVNDAPYVLAGSIRDDGPLPDTITDAVEAQNAIREQAREADLVVMLSTLLHSVAVGNCLPSTTKVVCVDINPATVTQLLDRGSAQAIGMVTDVGTFVPKLAEVLVDDA; encoded by the coding sequence ATGACAGTCGCACGCACGGTCGAACTCGAAGGCCACATCATCGACTCGGGGATGATGCAGCAGTGCTTCGGCGTCGTGATGGACCTCGGGGGCAATTTCGACGTGGAGGTCTTCGAGGTGGGCGAACACAAGGACGCCGAGTCGTACTGCCGGATGACCGTCACGGCCGACGACGAGGAGTCGCTCCGAGAGATTCTCCACGAACTCCACCAGCACGGCGCGCACCTCTCGGACCCACCGAACGCGACGCTGAAGCCGGCGCCCGGCGACAGAGTGGTCCCCCACGGCTTCTACTCCACGACGAACCACCCGACGAAGGTGCGCTACGACGACGAGTGGCTTCCCGTCGAGAACATCGAAATGGACTGCGCCGTCGTCGTCGAACCGGGCGCAGACGGCGACCCGGGCGACGAGCGAGACGCGGAGAACGGTCGCGACGGCGGTCCGCGCGCCTACACCAAGGTCCTGAACGCCATCGAGGAGGGCGACCTCGTGGTGACCGACGAGGCCGGCGTCCGGGTGGACCCGCCCGAGCGACCCCGCGGGTCGAAGGGTCCCTTCGGGTTCATGCAGGGCGGGGTCTCGGCCGAGCGCCCGTCGGAGTCGCTCATCCGCGAAATCGCCGAGTCCGTCGCGGAGACGAAGGCCGAGGGCGGGTCGGTGTTGGCGGTCGCCGGCCCCGCCGTCATCCACTCGGGCGCGGGCGACGCGCTGGCCCGCCTCGTCCGAGAGGGCTACGTGGACATGCTCTCGGCGGGCAACGGCTTCGCGGTCCACGACCTCGAACGCGGCCAGTACGGCACCTCGCTCGGCATGGACGTCGAGACCCTCGAAAGCCCGCGGAAGGGACACAAACACCACATCTACACCATCAGCGAAATCATCCGCGCGGGCGGCATCGAGCAGGCCGTCGAGCAGGGACTCGTCGAGGAGGGCGTGATGTACGAGTGCGTCGTCAACGACGCGCCGTACGTCCTCGCGGGGTCGATTCGGGACGACGGCCCGCTGCCCGACACCATCACCGACGCGGTGGAGGCCCAGAACGCCATCCGCGAACAGGCCCGCGAGGCCGACCTCGTCGTGATGCTCTCGACGCTCCTGCACTCGGTCGCGGTCGGCAACTGCCTGCCCTCGACCACGAAGGTCGTCTGCGTGGACATCAACCCAGCGACCGTGACCCAACTGCTCGACCGCGGGAGCGCGCAGGCCATCGGGATGGTGACCGACGTGGGCACCTTCGTCCCGAAACTCGCCGAGGTGCTGGTGGACGACGCGTAA